A single region of the Candidatus Latescibacter sp. genome encodes:
- a CDS encoding tetratricopeptide repeat protein has protein sequence MPKGITDLIAQGRKDEAKKALEQFRRKDPDNPLAIFYLAQVTDDWKKAQALYKEVELLADRSLASEAAYARAELNFYHGDFSEARNVYEKIVTQYSTSLRYTDALYRLGMTSLATGEEQKALAAYRKSRDAEKTDYRKTLAEAGIMECYVAMKDWNRALESARKVLEGRDDGNALTPRVLEVTVLAWRELGNEENAVKFTQRLVTNFPRSYQAHALRERGNRIETAPNTFSAQKVITDSIRSLPGALQKGQNTEAGDINSISGSTQDPDSGEVGSEFSIQAAAFEDRFNALQLYNKLKDAGFLARVEMKTVGSTHFYLVRIGSFTAREEAEKISEQVSKITGSKANVIVVK, from the coding sequence GTGCCGAAAGGAATCACCGATTTGATCGCCCAGGGCAGGAAAGACGAGGCGAAGAAGGCCCTGGAGCAGTTCAGGCGAAAGGATCCCGATAATCCTCTTGCCATCTTTTATCTCGCACAGGTTACTGATGATTGGAAAAAGGCGCAGGCCCTGTACAAGGAAGTCGAGCTTCTGGCCGACCGCTCGCTGGCATCGGAGGCAGCGTATGCACGGGCGGAACTGAACTTTTATCACGGCGATTTTTCAGAGGCCAGGAACGTTTATGAGAAAATTGTAACTCAGTATTCCACTTCTCTCCGGTATACCGATGCCCTCTATCGACTGGGAATGACCAGCCTCGCCACAGGAGAGGAGCAGAAGGCCTTGGCCGCCTACCGGAAATCCCGTGATGCAGAAAAGACCGATTACCGTAAAACCCTGGCTGAAGCGGGCATCATGGAATGCTATGTGGCGATGAAAGATTGGAACCGCGCCCTTGAATCTGCCCGGAAGGTACTGGAGGGGAGGGATGACGGTAATGCGCTCACCCCGCGTGTGCTCGAAGTGACAGTCCTGGCCTGGCGTGAACTTGGCAATGAGGAAAACGCTGTAAAATTCACCCAGCGGCTCGTGACTAATTTCCCCCGGAGCTACCAGGCTCATGCCCTGCGGGAACGGGGAAACCGTATCGAGACGGCGCCGAATACTTTCAGCGCGCAGAAGGTGATTACAGATTCCATACGATCGCTCCCCGGCGCTTTGCAAAAAGGGCAAAATACCGAGGCCGGAGACATAAATAGTATATCCGGCTCCACTCAAGACCCAGATTCCGGTGAAGTGGGCTCCGAATTTTCCATTCAGGCGGCGGCTTTTGAGGATCGTTTCAATGCTCTCCAGCTTTATAACAAGCTGAAAGATGCGGGATTTCTCGCCCGGGTGGAGATGAAAACGGTGGGGAGCACGCATTTCTACCTGGTTCGTATCGGCAGTTTCACAGCCCGTGAGGAAGCAGAAAAAATATCCGAGCAGGTATCGAAGATCACCGGCTCGAAAGCCAATGTCATCGTGGTGAAGTAG
- the miaB gene encoding tRNA (N6-isopentenyl adenosine(37)-C2)-methylthiotransferase MiaB: MNSNTVYIETYGCQMNKLDSENVAAILCSSGYDVVPDMAAADIILFNTCGVRENAEVRIHGRIGELMSLRKARPWLMFGVIGCMAQRLGEDLLSDVVKVVAGPDSYRRLPEIIGRAGSQSVVDTVLDRNEIYEGIVPSRSSPFSAWVAVMRGCDNFCSYCVVPFTRGRERSIPSGHILREIERLKNNGVKEVTLLGQNVNSYHDGAVDFAGLLDRAAGAGMEWIRFLTSHPKDLSAGILEVMADRPNVCNHLHLPLQSGSDAVLRAMNRKYTLSAYLELIGKARKLVKGISITTDLIFGFPGETEEDYAATLAVMEEVGFDFAFLYRYSEREGTQAARFPGIIPVEIRIERLKKAISLQNAITARKNREQIGAIHAVLIKGTSRDEKGWYGFTETNVPVVFVSGDTSLKPGMFARVRIESTTGASLVGKSEQKEIECELVYTTAP, translated from the coding sequence ATGAACTCAAATACCGTATATATTGAAACGTATGGCTGCCAGATGAACAAGTTGGATTCGGAAAATGTCGCCGCCATTCTCTGCTCCTCCGGCTATGACGTGGTGCCGGATATGGCCGCCGCCGATATCATCCTGTTTAACACCTGTGGAGTCCGTGAAAACGCGGAGGTTCGCATCCACGGCCGTATCGGAGAGCTCATGTCGCTCCGGAAAGCGCGCCCCTGGCTGATGTTCGGGGTAATCGGCTGCATGGCCCAGCGGCTGGGAGAGGACCTGCTCTCCGATGTGGTGAAAGTTGTGGCCGGGCCTGATTCTTACCGGCGGCTGCCGGAAATTATCGGGAGAGCCGGTTCACAGAGCGTGGTCGATACCGTGCTTGACAGGAACGAAATCTATGAGGGAATTGTGCCTTCACGCTCCAGTCCTTTTTCCGCCTGGGTGGCAGTCATGCGCGGATGCGATAACTTCTGTTCCTACTGTGTGGTGCCCTTTACCAGAGGCCGTGAGCGCAGCATTCCCTCCGGCCACATTCTCCGGGAAATCGAGCGTCTGAAAAATAATGGGGTCAAAGAGGTTACGCTGCTGGGACAGAATGTAAATTCCTACCATGACGGCGCGGTGGATTTTGCCGGTCTCCTTGACCGCGCCGCCGGCGCCGGAATGGAATGGATACGGTTTTTGACCTCTCATCCCAAGGATCTGAGCGCAGGCATACTGGAGGTCATGGCCGACCGTCCCAATGTCTGCAATCATCTCCACCTTCCGCTTCAGTCCGGCTCCGATGCTGTTCTCCGGGCGATGAATCGAAAGTATACCCTTTCCGCCTACCTGGAACTGATCGGAAAAGCCCGGAAATTAGTGAAAGGCATCAGCATAACCACCGATCTCATTTTCGGATTTCCCGGGGAAACCGAAGAGGATTATGCGGCCACTCTGGCTGTCATGGAGGAGGTCGGTTTCGATTTCGCGTTCCTCTATCGGTACTCGGAACGGGAGGGGACCCAGGCAGCCCGGTTTCCGGGGATAATCCCTGTGGAAATCAGGATAGAACGCCTGAAAAAGGCAATCTCTTTGCAAAACGCCATCACCGCCCGCAAGAATCGGGAGCAAATCGGCGCAATACACGCTGTTCTGATAAAAGGTACCAGTAGGGATGAAAAAGGCTGGTATGGTTTTACCGAAACGAATGTCCCGGTGGTATTTGTTTCGGGAGATACATCGCTCAAACCGGGGATGTTTGCCCGGGTCAGGATAGAATCCACCACCGGCGCCTCGCTGGTGGGAAAAAGCGAACAGAAAGAGATAGAGTGTGAACTGGTTTATACTACAGCCCCCTAA
- the rpsA gene encoding 30S ribosomal protein S1 — protein MSEETLNSETPSAVTTEGEEFTETGGEAKPIPGIRDSLTRKAARFFDEAGYTEDEYRSMLETYDETMKSIEQGNIVTGTVLLITENAVIVDIGFKSEGSISLQEFGDTSGIKIGDKIEVFLEDVENQDGQLVLSKQKADFMKVWDKIKDIYDTNMPVEGKLVRRIKGGIVVDLLGVDAFLPGSQIDIRQVKNFDQFIGETFKLKIIKINKTRRNIVVSRRVVLEEERSRLRDTVLTDLEIGQVREGTVKNITDFGAFIDLGGVDGLLHITDMSWGRINHPSELVSIGDRIKVKVLNFEEGKTRISLGMKQLTPYPWEGVEEKYPVSAIVTGKVVSTTDYGAFVELERGVEGLVHISEMSWTQHVRHPSKIVNVGDEIKVKVLSVDKENEKISLGIKQLEPDPWATIDERHPVGNRVKGKVRNLTNFGAFVEIEEGIDGLVHISDMSWTKRIKHPSEVMKKGQVVEVVILDIDKSNRRISLGHKQIFDDPWSTLEQRFAMGMITQGTIIRILDRGVVVALENDIEGFVPAFQLGQDVKKPADAFEAGDDLPLKVVEFDKDQRKIVLSVREYFKEKDKAELEEFRAKHQPKPITIGDAFGDILAEKKEAVAAEPEPEPVPEPEPEPEPEPEPEPEPEPEPVPEPVQDEKAPESPVSENHPEEPEEKE, from the coding sequence GTGTCTGAAGAAACACTGAACTCTGAAACACCTTCGGCGGTAACTACCGAAGGAGAAGAATTCACTGAGACGGGAGGTGAAGCGAAACCCATCCCCGGCATTCGGGACAGTCTGACTCGCAAGGCCGCGCGGTTTTTTGATGAAGCCGGGTATACTGAAGACGAATATCGTTCCATGCTCGAAACGTACGATGAGACAATGAAATCCATCGAACAGGGGAACATCGTGACCGGAACGGTGCTTTTGATCACGGAGAATGCTGTGATCGTAGACATCGGTTTCAAGAGCGAGGGGAGCATCAGTCTCCAGGAATTCGGAGATACATCCGGCATAAAAATCGGCGATAAGATCGAGGTCTTCCTGGAAGATGTGGAGAACCAGGACGGCCAACTGGTGCTTTCGAAGCAGAAAGCCGATTTCATGAAGGTCTGGGACAAGATCAAAGATATCTATGATACCAACATGCCGGTGGAAGGGAAGCTGGTAAGGCGCATCAAGGGCGGCATTGTGGTTGATCTGCTCGGCGTTGATGCGTTCCTGCCCGGATCCCAGATCGATATCCGACAGGTAAAGAATTTTGATCAGTTCATCGGTGAAACCTTCAAGCTGAAAATTATCAAGATTAACAAGACACGCCGCAATATCGTCGTCTCCCGGCGCGTCGTGCTCGAAGAGGAGCGCTCCCGGCTTCGCGATACCGTGCTGACCGATCTGGAAATCGGACAGGTTCGGGAAGGAACAGTCAAGAACATTACCGATTTCGGCGCTTTTATCGATCTCGGCGGTGTGGATGGTCTCCTGCACATTACCGATATGTCCTGGGGACGAATCAATCATCCTTCGGAGCTGGTTTCAATCGGCGACAGGATCAAAGTTAAAGTTCTCAATTTCGAAGAGGGCAAGACCAGAATATCGCTGGGCATGAAGCAGCTCACCCCTTACCCTTGGGAAGGGGTCGAGGAAAAGTATCCGGTCAGCGCAATTGTTACCGGCAAAGTAGTCTCCACCACCGATTATGGCGCTTTTGTGGAGCTTGAGCGCGGCGTCGAAGGCCTGGTGCATATCAGCGAGATGAGTTGGACCCAGCATGTCCGTCATCCTTCAAAGATTGTGAATGTCGGCGACGAGATCAAGGTCAAGGTCCTCAGCGTAGACAAAGAAAACGAGAAAATCTCTCTTGGCATCAAGCAACTGGAGCCCGATCCCTGGGCGACCATAGACGAGCGTCATCCGGTGGGCAACCGGGTGAAGGGCAAGGTGCGTAATCTCACCAACTTCGGCGCTTTCGTGGAGATCGAGGAAGGGATCGATGGTCTGGTGCATATCTCCGATATGAGCTGGACCAAACGGATAAAGCATCCTTCGGAAGTCATGAAGAAAGGCCAGGTTGTCGAGGTCGTTATCCTGGACATCGACAAGTCGAACCGTCGTATTTCCCTCGGACACAAGCAGATATTTGATGATCCCTGGTCCACTCTCGAGCAGCGCTTTGCCATGGGAATGATCACTCAGGGCACCATTATCCGTATTCTGGACCGAGGGGTGGTGGTCGCGCTCGAAAATGATATCGAAGGGTTCGTGCCCGCTTTCCAGCTCGGTCAGGATGTGAAAAAACCGGCCGATGCATTTGAGGCCGGCGATGATCTGCCGCTGAAAGTAGTCGAGTTCGACAAGGATCAGCGAAAGATTGTTCTCAGCGTCCGTGAATATTTCAAAGAGAAGGACAAGGCGGAACTCGAGGAATTCAGGGCCAAGCATCAGCCCAAGCCGATAACAATCGGCGATGCATTCGGGGATATCCTGGCGGAGAAGAAGGAAGCGGTCGCCGCTGAACCTGAACCTGAACCTGTACCTGAACCGGAACCTGAACCTGAACCTGAACCTGAACCGGAACCTGAACCTGAACCGGAACCTGTACCTGAACCCGTACAAGATGAAAAAGCTCCCGAATCCCCGGTATCCGAGAACCATCCTGAAGAACCTGAAGAAAAGGAATAA
- a CDS encoding lysophospholipid acyltransferase family protein, with translation MIRQSEAQSPKLEEKRTGEKIRPFYGLAQWVTRCILKILFRIRVEGIENVPRKGGVVIASNHASLIDPPSLGCTIPREVSYFAKKELFKIPFVGWFISYANSIPVDREGYSSQALKEMIRRLEDGWAVIVFPEGTRTKTGEFCEPKSGAGMAAAIAGVPVVPCWIEGSFHARFFRSRVTLHYLPPFRPEEIPAPSRKEHYLLVSRRIMSDINRLYNSQMALRNQAKSQER, from the coding sequence ATGATAAGACAGTCGGAAGCCCAAAGCCCAAAGCTCGAAGAGAAAAGAACGGGTGAAAAAATACGCCCATTTTACGGGTTAGCACAATGGGTAACCAGGTGTATTCTTAAGATATTGTTCAGGATACGGGTTGAGGGAATAGAAAACGTCCCCCGTAAGGGTGGAGTAGTCATTGCCTCCAACCATGCTTCATTGATCGATCCGCCTTCTCTTGGCTGTACCATCCCCCGTGAGGTTTCCTATTTCGCTAAAAAAGAGCTTTTCAAGATACCATTTGTCGGCTGGTTCATTTCTTATGCCAATTCCATTCCGGTGGACCGTGAGGGATACAGCTCCCAGGCGCTGAAAGAAATGATCCGGCGTCTGGAAGACGGCTGGGCGGTGATCGTATTCCCTGAAGGAACCCGGACCAAAACCGGAGAGTTTTGCGAACCCAAGAGCGGCGCAGGAATGGCCGCAGCCATTGCCGGTGTGCCCGTTGTTCCCTGCTGGATCGAGGGTTCATTCCACGCCCGGTTCTTTCGGTCGAGGGTAACTCTTCATTATCTCCCTCCGTTCAGACCGGAAGAAATTCCAGCGCCGAGCAGGAAAGAACATTATTTACTTGTGTCCAGACGAATAATGAGTGATATTAACAGATTATATAATTCGCAGATGGCCCTGCGTAATCAGGCCAAATCTCAAGAAAGGTAA
- the cmk gene encoding (d)CMP kinase, which translates to MAARKPIIAIDGPVGAGKSTTARKVAKELGFLFVDTGAMYRAVTLDVLNNGVNPDDEEAVKKVAALARVELASTGKSQRTFLNGADVSERIRDRDVTAAVSAVSAQKSVRERMTQLQREIGKNGAVVMEGRDIGTVVFPDAEYKIYLDASIETRAERRYDELVARGVEITLEELIREVRERDRANIERELAPLKKAPGAVLIDTTDMTFDEQVETIVALVRGEKG; encoded by the coding sequence ATGGCGGCGCGGAAGCCGATCATTGCCATTGACGGCCCGGTTGGAGCGGGAAAAAGCACCACCGCAAGGAAAGTAGCGAAAGAGCTGGGATTCCTCTTCGTAGACACCGGAGCGATGTACCGTGCAGTTACCCTTGATGTCCTGAATAACGGGGTAAATCCTGATGATGAGGAGGCGGTGAAGAAAGTGGCGGCTCTCGCACGGGTTGAACTGGCAAGCACCGGAAAAAGCCAGCGGACGTTCCTGAACGGCGCAGATGTCTCCGAACGCATCCGTGACCGTGATGTTACAGCGGCTGTTTCTGCGGTGAGCGCTCAGAAGTCGGTACGGGAAAGGATGACTCAGCTTCAGAGGGAGATTGGGAAAAATGGCGCAGTAGTCATGGAAGGCAGGGATATCGGTACAGTGGTATTCCCTGACGCAGAATATAAAATCTATCTGGACGCTTCCATCGAGACCCGGGCCGAGCGCCGTTATGACGAGCTGGTCGCGCGGGGGGTAGAAATCACCCTGGAAGAACTTATCAGAGAAGTAAGAGAACGGGATCGTGCCAATATCGAACGTGAGCTCGCTCCCCTGAAAAAAGCCCCGGGTGCTGTTCTGATCGATACAACGGATATGACCTTTGATGAGCAGGTGGAGACGATTGTTGCCCTGGTTCGCGGAGAGAAAGGATGA
- a CDS encoding pseudouridine synthase — MRLNRYISVSGFASRRRGEIYIREGRVRVNGEAVTDPARDIVPDRDQVTLDGNLLRVNPEKRYYVLNKPTGVIVSMSDTHGRANVQNLLGEETRGVFPVGRLDADTSGVLLFTDDGDLAHHLTHPSFGVEKIYRAVVRGRVNGEDVRRIGEGIVLDDGPAAPARLCILESAGETSTVEITLHQGRKRQVRRMLEAVGHRVITLERTAFDGITAKGLPLGSYRPLTREEVEQLKEQSKAPSPACGRGGRG, encoded by the coding sequence TTGAGACTAAACCGTTATATTTCCGTAAGCGGGTTCGCTTCACGGCGCAGAGGGGAAATTTACATCCGCGAAGGGCGGGTCAGGGTCAACGGCGAGGCGGTTACCGATCCCGCCCGTGATATTGTTCCTGATCGTGATCAAGTTACCCTCGATGGGAATCTTCTCAGGGTGAATCCGGAAAAACGGTACTACGTGCTCAACAAGCCCACAGGTGTAATTGTATCGATGAGCGACACTCACGGCCGTGCAAACGTGCAAAATCTTTTGGGAGAGGAGACGCGCGGAGTATTTCCGGTGGGGCGCCTTGATGCAGACACCTCGGGAGTACTTCTTTTTACCGATGACGGCGATCTGGCTCACCACCTGACTCACCCTTCGTTCGGAGTGGAGAAAATATATCGGGCTGTGGTACGGGGCCGGGTGAACGGAGAAGATGTCCGACGGATAGGAGAGGGAATAGTGCTTGATGATGGTCCCGCCGCTCCGGCGCGCCTTTGCATCCTCGAAAGCGCAGGTGAAACCTCAACGGTGGAGATTACCCTTCACCAAGGCCGGAAACGTCAGGTCAGACGGATGCTGGAAGCGGTGGGGCATCGGGTGATTACACTTGAGCGCACGGCATTCGATGGAATTACCGCGAAAGGGCTGCCGCTGGGTTCCTACCGTCCTTTAACCAGGGAAGAGGTTGAACAATTGAAAGAACAATCCAAAGCCCCCTCGCCCGCTTGCGGGAGAGGGGGTAGGGGGTGA
- the scpB gene encoding SMC-Scp complex subunit ScpB, producing the protein MTNQLTRTRILEAVLFASDMPVEMERLSEILDGLTPSEIMYLIDSLNREYETEGRSFRLVEVAGGFQFETLPQFGSFIEKLYRSKSRPKLSRASLETLAIVAYKQPISKVEIDALRGVDSDAAIRTLQNRDLIEITGRSEAVGRPIIYGTTQEFLRYFGLKNIKDLPGADELASMFDGSEVRESPPEQLRLDEQINES; encoded by the coding sequence ATGACAAATCAGCTGACCAGAACACGAATACTTGAGGCTGTTTTATTTGCCTCGGATATGCCGGTTGAGATGGAACGCCTTTCGGAAATCCTTGACGGGCTTACTCCTTCCGAAATCATGTACCTCATCGATTCTCTGAACCGTGAATATGAGACCGAGGGAAGGTCATTCCGGCTGGTAGAGGTTGCCGGTGGCTTTCAGTTCGAGACGCTTCCGCAGTTCGGCTCTTTCATCGAGAAACTTTACCGTTCGAAGAGCAGGCCGAAACTGTCCCGGGCGTCTCTGGAGACTCTGGCTATCGTGGCCTATAAACAGCCGATTTCCAAGGTGGAAATAGATGCTCTGCGGGGTGTGGATTCCGATGCGGCCATCCGAACCCTCCAGAATCGCGATCTCATCGAAATAACTGGGCGGAGCGAGGCGGTCGGAAGACCGATTATTTACGGAACAACCCAGGAATTTTTGCGATATTTCGGCCTGAAGAACATAAAGGATCTTCCCGGTGCGGATGAACTGGCATCCATGTTCGACGGCAGCGAAGTTCGTGAATCGCCCCCTGAACAGCTCAGGCTGGATGAACAGATAAATGAAAGTTAG
- a CDS encoding segregation/condensation protein A, whose product MTKVSIPLKKEVLSHSDTAVTPGPPKEEHIPKPDTTYHVITPVFEGPIDLLLYLIKKNELDIHEVSLAAIANEYLEYVELIKLVDLERAGEFIVVASTLMKIKSRSLFLANADDGEETEEDTKAALIKYLLEYQKLGGAAEKLAEKEAERRGVYPRAGEKTKILDQFTPRDNAPDYVLFDLLSALREVLSTVPKSVPHEVELLNVTSEMKQQEILEIIARDGSTDFIKLVKGKPRIIIVVTFIAMLELIKSGKIGIRQANQFGRIIIYDKSADQNTNT is encoded by the coding sequence GTGACCAAAGTGAGTATACCTCTGAAAAAAGAAGTTCTCTCACACTCCGATACGGCAGTCACTCCCGGACCTCCAAAGGAAGAACATATCCCGAAGCCTGATACCACCTATCATGTTATCACTCCGGTTTTTGAAGGCCCTATCGATCTCCTTCTCTATCTCATTAAAAAAAACGAATTGGACATCCACGAAGTGTCGCTTGCCGCGATTGCGAACGAATACCTCGAATATGTGGAGTTGATCAAGCTCGTTGACCTGGAAAGAGCGGGAGAGTTTATCGTGGTGGCCTCCACGCTTATGAAAATTAAATCACGCAGCCTGTTTCTGGCCAACGCGGATGATGGGGAGGAAACGGAAGAAGACACGAAAGCAGCCCTTATCAAATATCTCCTGGAATACCAGAAACTGGGCGGCGCCGCGGAAAAACTCGCCGAGAAAGAAGCGGAACGTCGTGGTGTATACCCACGGGCCGGGGAGAAAACAAAAATTCTCGATCAGTTCACTCCGCGGGACAATGCCCCCGATTATGTGCTGTTCGATCTCCTCTCTGCCCTGCGCGAGGTGCTCAGCACTGTTCCGAAGTCTGTCCCGCATGAAGTGGAACTTCTCAACGTCACCTCCGAAATGAAACAGCAGGAGATACTGGAAATCATCGCCCGTGACGGCAGCACCGATTTTATCAAGCTTGTGAAAGGAAAGCCGAGGATTATCATCGTGGTGACTTTTATTGCCATGCTGGAGCTTATAAAGAGCGGAAAGATCGGGATACGCCAGGCGAATCAGTTTGGCAGGATTATTATCTATGACAAATCAGCTGACCAGAACACGAATACTTGA
- a CDS encoding HNH endonuclease — translation MLESNVLLLNQNFEPLTMCTAKRAIIMVWTGKAEIIENTRFCIHSVSMIFFIPSVIRLLFFVSITQKLNIQLTKQNILRRDHKTCQYCGKSEGHMTVDHVIPRSQGGLDTWENLVCACPSCNNRKGDNTPEKVGMHLLKYPRKPNIRAFLFAHKGMMSQSWQTYLNVT, via the coding sequence ATGCTGGAAAGCAATGTACTTCTTCTCAACCAGAATTTTGAACCCCTTACGATGTGCACAGCGAAACGCGCTATAATCATGGTCTGGACCGGTAAAGCAGAGATTATCGAGAATACGAGATTCTGCATTCATTCGGTCAGTATGATTTTTTTTATCCCTTCGGTGATACGGCTCCTCTTTTTTGTCAGTATTACCCAAAAGCTGAATATCCAGCTTACCAAGCAGAATATTCTTCGCCGTGATCATAAAACCTGCCAATACTGCGGAAAGTCTGAAGGGCATATGACGGTGGACCATGTCATACCACGGTCGCAGGGGGGACTTGACACCTGGGAAAACCTTGTCTGTGCATGTCCGTCCTGCAACAACCGGAAGGGTGATAACACACCGGAAAAAGTCGGGATGCATCTCTTGAAATATCCCAGGAAACCGAATATCCGTGCTTTTCTTTTCGCTCACAAGGGGATGATGAGCCAAAGCTGGCAAACCTATCTGAATGTCACGTGA
- the ftsY gene encoding signal recognition particle-docking protein FtsY, with translation MLEFFTKVKESLAKTRDQFIGSLQSILPFGRITDEVIDEVEEVLYQADLGPHAVEKLVEELRNHAGEINRKETDPYTVMKKAVLSVIDRFEDTRITVKKHRPYIILVIGVNGSGKTTTIGKLAMRFRKEGYSVLLAACDTFRAAAVEQLGIWTDRAGAELVKAHVSADAASVAYDAVMRAKARTTDLVIIDTAGRLHTSKNLMEELKKIHKVLGKAMESAPHETLLVLDATNGQNALRQAEIFSRELPVTGIVLTKLDGTAKGGIVVSIIDKLGIPIKLIGMGEGLDDLRDFDPADFTEALFFNRS, from the coding sequence ATGCTTGAATTTTTTACAAAGGTAAAAGAATCCCTGGCAAAAACACGGGATCAATTCATCGGTTCTTTACAGAGCATTCTTCCTTTTGGAAGAATCACCGATGAGGTAATAGACGAGGTGGAAGAGGTACTCTATCAGGCGGACCTCGGTCCCCATGCGGTGGAAAAGCTGGTGGAAGAATTGAGAAATCATGCAGGCGAGATAAACCGTAAGGAAACCGATCCCTATACAGTGATGAAAAAGGCGGTACTATCCGTTATCGACCGGTTTGAGGATACACGTATCACGGTAAAAAAGCATCGTCCGTATATCATATTGGTAATCGGGGTGAACGGTTCAGGCAAGACAACCACAATCGGGAAGCTGGCCATGCGGTTCAGAAAAGAAGGATATTCGGTGCTTCTTGCCGCCTGTGACACGTTCCGTGCAGCGGCGGTGGAACAGCTTGGTATATGGACTGACCGTGCCGGGGCGGAACTGGTCAAAGCTCATGTGAGCGCCGATGCCGCGTCGGTGGCCTATGACGCGGTTATGCGGGCAAAAGCCCGCACAACCGACCTGGTGATTATCGATACCGCCGGGAGGCTCCATACTTCGAAAAATCTCATGGAAGAACTGAAAAAAATTCATAAAGTCCTTGGTAAAGCCATGGAGTCCGCACCCCATGAAACGCTCCTCGTACTGGATGCCACCAACGGCCAGAATGCACTGAGACAGGCCGAGATTTTCAGCAGGGAGCTGCCGGTCACCGGAATCGTACTGACCAAGCTGGATGGAACCGCCAAAGGAGGAATTGTCGTTTCCATTATCGACAAACTAGGCATTCCCATAAAACTCATCGGTATGGGTGAAGGCCTTGATGATCTCCGTGATTTCGATCCGGCTGACTTTACCGAGGCGCTTTTTTTTAACAGGTCATAA